From a region of the Haloferax volcanii DS2 genome:
- a CDS encoding RNA-binding protein, which translates to MPRVPFHYIDLRTFCYETEDQKRVEGALRTFLPDEFDVDRVESTGHHGDRIIVFSARVERANDVRYVLDKIRDLPDFETLLDELDQRVTDNTEFFLRLDKQAAFKGEARRGGGLTLRAKVEAYPAKKEAAVENARDALLGDE; encoded by the coding sequence ATGCCACGCGTTCCGTTCCACTACATCGACCTCCGAACGTTCTGCTACGAGACGGAAGACCAAAAACGGGTCGAGGGGGCGCTTCGGACGTTCCTCCCCGACGAGTTCGACGTCGACCGCGTCGAGAGCACCGGCCACCACGGCGACCGCATCATCGTCTTCTCCGCGCGCGTCGAGCGCGCCAACGACGTGCGGTACGTCCTCGACAAGATACGCGACCTCCCCGACTTCGAGACGCTCCTGGACGAACTCGACCAGCGCGTCACGGACAACACGGAGTTCTTCCTGCGGCTGGACAAACAGGCCGCGTTCAAGGGCGAGGCCCGCCGCGGCGGGGGGCTCACCCTCCGCGCGAAAGTCGAGGCCTACCCGGCGAAGAAGGAAGCCGCGGTGGAGAACGCCCGCGACGCCCTCCTCGGCGACGAGTAG
- a CDS encoding NUDIX hydrolase — translation MTVDDLWFLADEARQRAEQAYHRLRRNHADADYLEPVHTRRVSRPRFRTLASRVKSTGTPYGVHTVVRRRDDEILLVRHEGVGLWVLPGGGVDGDEGFTAAARRELAEEAGITADYGGLAMATRVDIRCDGHQTWGVMPVYRARVDGAAELSVNDPDEEISAARWFRVSELPPDTRDRDDLLSWYDHVAGD, via the coding sequence ATGACGGTCGACGACCTGTGGTTCCTCGCGGACGAGGCGCGACAGCGCGCCGAGCAAGCGTACCACCGCCTGCGCCGGAACCACGCCGACGCCGACTACCTCGAACCGGTTCACACCCGCCGCGTCTCCCGCCCGCGGTTCCGCACGCTCGCCTCCCGCGTGAAGTCCACGGGGACGCCCTACGGCGTCCACACCGTCGTCCGCCGCCGCGACGACGAGATACTGCTCGTCCGCCACGAGGGCGTCGGCCTCTGGGTCCTCCCCGGCGGCGGCGTCGACGGCGACGAGGGGTTCACCGCGGCCGCCCGGCGCGAACTCGCTGAAGAGGCCGGTATCACCGCCGACTACGGCGGCCTCGCGATGGCCACCCGCGTCGACATCCGCTGCGACGGCCACCAGACGTGGGGGGTGATGCCCGTCTACCGTGCCCGCGTCGACGGGGCCGCGGAACTCAGCGTGAACGACCCCGACGAGGAAATCTCGGCCGCGCGGTGGTTCCGCGTCTCGGAGCTCCCGCCAGACACCCGCGACCGCGACGACCTACTGTCGTGGTACGACCACGTCGCCGGCGACTGA